In Musa acuminata AAA Group cultivar baxijiao chromosome BXJ2-10, Cavendish_Baxijiao_AAA, whole genome shotgun sequence, a genomic segment contains:
- the LOC104000186 gene encoding ABC transporter F family member 1, producing the protein MVSDASKKKAAAKKAAAAAKRGGKSAAASSKAAAASKVPNGSAVDKVADGVGSLQISDRTCTGVLASHPQSRDIHIESLSLTFHGHDLIVDSELELNYGRRYGLLGLNGCGKSTLLSAIGCRELPIPDHMDIYHLTREIEASDMSSLEAVISCDEERLKLEKEVEMLAGEDGGGGEALDRIYERLEALDASTAEKRAAEILYGLGFNKQMQAKKTRDFSGGWRMRIALARALFMNPTILLLDEPTNHLDLEACVWLEETLKKFDRILVVVSHSQDFLNGVCTNIIHMQNKKLKFYTGNYDQYVQTRSELEENQMKQYKWEQEQIASMKEYIARFGHGSAKLARQAQSKEKTLAKMERGGLTEKVVKDKVLVFRFTDVGKLPPPVLQFVGVTFGYTPDNLIYKNLDFGVDLDSRIALVGPNGAGKSTLLKLMTGDLAPLDGMVRRHNHLRIAQFHQHLAEKLDLEMPALQYMMKEYPGNEEEKMRAAIGKFGLSGKAQVMPMNNLSDGQRSRVIFAWLAWRQPHLLLLDEPTNHLDIETIDSLAEALNEWDGGLVLVSHDFRLINQVAQEIWVCENQAATRWEGDIIDFKEHLRSKSEFSD; encoded by the exons ATGGTGTCGGACGCGAGCAAGAAGAAGGCGGCCGCCAAGAAAGCCGCGGCGGCAGCGAAGAGGGGAGGGAAGTCCGCCGCCGCGTCGTCCAAGGCGGCGGCAGCGTCTAAGGTGCCGAACGGGTCTGCGGTGGACAAGGTCGCCGATGGAGTCGGATCGCTCCAGATCTCGGATCGGACGTGCACTGGCGTCCTCGCCTCGCATCCCCAGTCCAGGGATATTCAT ATCGAGTCCTTATCATTAACCTTTCATGGGCATGACCTCATAGTGGATTCTGAGTTAGAGCTCAACTATGGCAG GCGCTATGGTTTGTTAGGACTAAATGGCTGTGGGAAGTCAACTCTCCTGTCAGCAATAGGATGCAGAGAGCTCCCTATTCCTGACCACATGGATATATATCACCTTACGAGGGAGATTGAAGCTTCAGACATGTCTTCTTTGGAGGCTGTGATCAGCTGTGATGAAGAAAGATTGAAGTTGGAGAAAGAAGTTGAAATGTTAGCTGGCGAG GATGGAGGTGGTGGTGAAGCGTTGGATCGTATCTACGAGCGATTGGAAGCACTGGATGCATCAACCGCTGAGAAGCGGGCTGCTGAGATTTTGTATGGGCTTGGTTTTAATAAACAAATGCAAGCAAAGAAAACCCGGGACTTCTCTGGTGGGTGGCGTATGAGGATTGCATTGGCTAGAGCATTGTTCATGAATCCAACTATCCTTTTGCTTGATGAACCCACCAATCATCTTG ACTTGGAAGCATGTGTCTGGCTAGAAGAGACTCTGAAAAAGTTTGATCGTATCCTAGTCGTGGTATCACACTCTCAGGATTTTCTTAATGGCGTCTGTACCAACATCATACACATGCAGAACAAGAAGCTAAAATTCTACACTGGCAATTATGACCAGTATGTCCAGACTCGGTCTGAGCTGGAAGAAAATCAAATGAAGCAGTACAAGTGGGAGCAGGAGCAAATTGCTTCGATGAAGGAGTACATTGCTCGGTTTGGTCATGGTTCTGCTAAGCTGGCTCGGCAAGCCCAGAGTAAGGAAAAAACTCTTGCCAAGATGGAGCGTGGTGGACTAACAGAAAAGGTGGTGAAGGACAAAGTACTGGTATTCCGCTTCACAGATGTTGGTAAACTTCCCCCACCAGTCCTGCAGTTTGTGGGAGTCACTTTTGGCTACACTCCAGATAACCTCATTTATAAGAACCTTGATTTTGGTGTGGACCTCGACTCCAGAATAGCCTTGGTAGGGCCTAATGGTGCTGGGAAAAGCACATTGCTCAAGCTGATGACCGGCGATCTTGCTCCTTTGGATGGAATGGTTAGGCGGCACAATCATCTCAGGATTGCCCAGTTCCATCAGCATCTGGCCGAGAAGCTTGATCTAGAGATGCCGGCGCTCCAGTATATGATGAAGGAGTACCCAGGAAACGAGGAAGAGAAGATGAGGGCTGCGATCGGGAAGTTTGGGTTGTCAGGAAAGGCACAGGTGATGCCGATGAATAACTTGTCAGATGGTCAGAGGAGCAGGGTGATCTTTGCTTGGCTGGCCTGGAGGCAACCGCATCTGCTGCTGCTTGATGAGCCCACGAATCATCTGGATATCGAGACGATCGATTCCCTGGCGGAAGCACTGAACGAGTGGGATGGGGGTCTGGTTTTGGTGAGCCATGACTTCAGATTGATCAACCAGGTGGCCCAGGAGATATGGGTCTGCGAGAATCAAGCGGCCACAAGGTGGGAGGGTGACATTATCGACTTCAAGGAGCATCTGAGGAGCAAGTCTGAGTTCTCTGATTGA